From a single Fusobacterium pseudoperiodonticum genomic region:
- a CDS encoding ABC transporter permease, giving the protein MLSKKKDIWIVISLCVLAFYIVFMIYPLGILFKNAVIENNGDFTFAYFAKFLSKNYYFSTIFNSFKVSLAATALTLIIGTPLAYFYNMYKIKGKTFLQIIIILCSMSAPFIGAYSWILLLGRNGLITNIIRNLTGFNFPSIYGFGGILLVLCMQLYPLVFLYVSGALRNIDNSLLEASENMGCTGAKRFFKIIIPLCIPTILAAALMVFMRAFADFGTPLFIGEGYRTFPVEIYNQFMNETGSDKNFASAVSIIAIIITSLIFLLQRYINGKYKFTMNALHPIEAKEIKGIKSVLIHLFCYLIVFVSYAPQLYVIYTSFQNTSGKLFKKGYSLKSYTEAFDKLGNAIQNTFFIGGLSLILIIVISILIAYLVVRRNNFINRTIDTLSMVPYVIPGSVVGIALVSAFNKKPFVLVGTFLIMVISLIIRRNAYTIRSSVAILQQIPLSIEEASISLGASRMKSFFKITTPMMMNGIISGALLSWITIITELSSSIILYNYKTITLTLQIYVYVSRGSYGIAAAMSTILTLMTVISLLVFMRVSKNKNVMM; this is encoded by the coding sequence ATGCTAAGTAAGAAAAAAGATATTTGGATAGTAATTTCATTATGTGTTCTAGCATTTTATATAGTATTTATGATTTATCCTTTAGGGATTTTATTTAAAAATGCAGTAATAGAAAATAATGGAGATTTCACTTTTGCTTATTTTGCAAAATTTTTAAGTAAAAATTATTACTTTTCTACTATATTTAATTCCTTTAAAGTCAGTTTAGCTGCAACAGCTTTGACTTTAATAATAGGAACTCCTTTGGCATATTTCTACAATATGTATAAAATCAAAGGAAAAACTTTTTTACAAATTATTATAATACTATGTAGTATGTCTGCACCATTTATTGGAGCATATTCTTGGATTTTATTATTAGGAAGAAATGGCTTAATTACTAATATAATTAGAAACTTAACAGGTTTTAATTTCCCAAGTATCTATGGATTTGGTGGAATTTTACTTGTTTTGTGTATGCAACTTTATCCTTTAGTTTTCCTATATGTTTCAGGAGCTTTAAGAAATATTGACAATTCTCTATTAGAAGCTAGTGAAAATATGGGTTGTACTGGGGCTAAAAGATTCTTTAAAATAATTATCCCTCTATGTATTCCAACTATATTGGCAGCTGCTCTTATGGTATTTATGAGAGCTTTTGCAGACTTTGGAACTCCTCTATTCATTGGAGAAGGATATAGAACTTTCCCTGTTGAAATTTATAATCAATTTATGAATGAAACAGGTTCTGACAAGAATTTTGCGTCAGCTGTAAGTATTATTGCAATTATAATAACATCTTTGATTTTCTTATTACAAAGATATATAAATGGAAAGTATAAATTCACAATGAATGCACTTCATCCTATTGAAGCTAAGGAAATTAAAGGAATAAAATCTGTTTTAATTCACTTATTCTGTTATTTAATAGTTTTTGTTTCTTATGCTCCACAACTTTATGTAATTTATACATCTTTCCAAAACACATCTGGAAAACTTTTCAAAAAAGGGTATTCTTTAAAAAGTTATACAGAAGCATTTGATAAATTAGGAAATGCTATTCAAAATACATTTTTTATTGGTGGACTTTCTCTAATTTTAATCATTGTTATTTCTATTTTAATTGCTTATCTAGTTGTAAGAAGAAATAACTTTATAAATAGAACTATAGATACTTTATCTATGGTGCCTTATGTTATTCCTGGTTCTGTTGTAGGGATAGCTTTGGTAAGTGCTTTCAATAAAAAACCTTTTGTTTTAGTTGGAACTTTCTTAATAATGGTAATATCACTTATCATAAGAAGAAATGCTTATACTATAAGATCATCTGTTGCTATACTTCAACAGATACCACTTTCTATCGAAGAAGCTTCAATCAGTTTAGGAGCTTCTCGTATGAAATCATTCTTTAAGATAACAACTCCTATGATGATGAATGGTATTATTTCAGGAGCACTTTTAAGTTGGATAACAATTATTACAGAACTTTCTTCAAGTATAATCTTATATAATTATAAGACAATAACATTGACATTACAAATATATGTTTATGTTTCAAGAGGAAGTTATGGTATAGCTGCCGCTATGTCAACAATTTTAACTTTAATGACTGTTATTTCACTGCTAGTATTTATGAGAGTATCAAAGAATAAAAATGTAATGATGTAG
- a CDS encoding class I SAM-dependent methyltransferase: MKIKLDGVAETLLITLNARAKDYENPKSVLHDKKSFEIASQLDYDFKKFNTAWASYYGILARAYIMDEEVKKFIERYPDCVIVSIGCGFDTRFERVDNGKITWYNLDLPEVMESRKLLFKENNRVKNISKSVFESDWTKEVVTDGKELLIISEGVLMFFTEDEVKKVLEILVNNFEKFELHLDLLYKGTIRMTAKHDTLKKMNNVKFKWGVKDGSEVVKLEPKLKQIGLINFTKKMAKILPLSKKIFIPIFWLMNNRLGMYTYNK; the protein is encoded by the coding sequence ATGAAAATTAAATTAGATGGAGTAGCAGAAACATTACTTATAACATTAAATGCAAGAGCTAAAGACTATGAGAATCCAAAATCTGTGTTACATGATAAGAAATCTTTTGAAATTGCCTCACAGTTAGACTATGATTTTAAAAAATTTAATACTGCTTGGGCTAGTTATTATGGAATATTAGCAAGAGCATATATAATGGATGAAGAAGTTAAAAAATTTATAGAAAGATATCCTGATTGTGTTATAGTTTCAATAGGTTGTGGGTTTGATACAAGATTTGAAAGAGTAGATAATGGAAAAATAACTTGGTATAATCTTGACCTACCAGAAGTTATGGAAAGTAGAAAATTACTTTTTAAAGAAAATAATAGAGTAAAGAATATTTCAAAATCAGTTTTTGAATCTGATTGGACTAAGGAAGTTGTAACTGATGGAAAAGAGCTACTTATAATTTCTGAGGGAGTTTTAATGTTTTTCACTGAAGATGAAGTAAAAAAAGTTTTAGAAATATTAGTTAATAATTTTGAAAAATTTGAATTACACTTAGATTTACTTTACAAGGGAACTATAAGAATGACAGCCAAACATGATACTTTGAAAAAAATGAATAATGTTAAATTTAAGTGGGGAGTAAAAGATGGTAGTGAAGTTGTAAAACTTGAGCCCAAATTAAAACAAATAGGACTTATTAATTTTACAAAAAAAATGGCAAAAATTTTACCATTATCAAAAAAGATATTTATTCCAATTTTTTGGCTTATGAATAATCGTTTAGGAATGTACACATATAATAAGTAA
- a CDS encoding toxin-antitoxin system YwqK family antitoxin — protein MKKLLLGLFLVASVLSFGAQRMQVEKMVMNGDLFYVQGEQKPYSGEIEKKYPSGKTLGLATIKAGKLEGKVYEYYENGKVKSEGNYVNGKAEGVEKYYYKSGKLESEVPFKNAKREGVAKYYSENGILVAEVPYKNDVTSGLGKEYNEKTGKLEYEITLANGVRNGSSKNFYPSGKLLSEVTYKNDIQDGPVRAYYENGKLQAEGTYKNGEIDGVATIYDENGKILQQVTYKNGKEVK, from the coding sequence ATGAAAAAATTATTGTTAGGATTATTTTTAGTTGCTTCAGTATTATCTTTTGGAGCACAAAGAATGCAAGTTGAAAAAATGGTAATGAACGGGGACTTATTCTATGTTCAAGGTGAGCAAAAACCTTATTCAGGAGAAATTGAGAAAAAGTATCCAAGTGGAAAAACTCTTGGACTAGCTACAATTAAAGCAGGAAAATTAGAAGGAAAAGTATATGAATACTATGAAAATGGTAAAGTAAAATCAGAAGGAAATTATGTAAATGGAAAAGCTGAAGGAGTAGAAAAATACTATTATAAAAGTGGTAAATTAGAATCCGAAGTTCCATTCAAAAATGCTAAGAGAGAAGGAGTAGCAAAGTATTATAGTGAAAATGGTATATTAGTAGCAGAAGTTCCATATAAAAATGATGTTACATCAGGTTTAGGAAAAGAATATAATGAAAAAACAGGTAAATTAGAATATGAAATCACTTTAGCTAATGGAGTAAGAAATGGGTCATCTAAAAATTTCTATCCAAGTGGAAAATTGTTAAGTGAAGTAACCTATAAGAATGATATACAAGATGGACCTGTAAGAGCTTACTATGAAAATGGTAAACTACAAGCAGAAGGAACTTACAAAAATGGGGAAATAGATGGAGTAGCAACAATTTATGATGAAAATGGAAAAATACTTCAACAAGTTACATATAAAAATGGAAAAGAAGTAAAATAA
- a CDS encoding toxin-antitoxin system YwqK family antitoxin translates to MKKLLVALLLIVSSVLSFGAEKVPYEKLSFSNGYIYYNNQEFTGEFEKKDPNTGIIKMVASVKNGKLHGKSYTYDEIGRLIEETPYKNGLREGTGKAYYKSGVLSAKLTYKNDEYEGVQKYYYENGKLQTEIPTSQGVVTGAVKLYDKRGRFEGEMYHMMRKKL, encoded by the coding sequence ATGAAAAAATTATTGGTAGCTTTATTATTAATAGTAAGTTCAGTATTATCTTTTGGAGCAGAAAAAGTTCCTTATGAAAAATTATCATTTTCAAATGGATATATATATTATAATAATCAAGAGTTTACGGGAGAATTTGAGAAAAAAGACCCAAATACTGGAATAATTAAAATGGTTGCTTCTGTTAAAAATGGGAAATTACATGGAAAGTCTTATACTTATGATGAGATTGGAAGATTAATTGAAGAGACACCATATAAGAATGGACTAAGAGAAGGAACTGGTAAAGCTTATTATAAATCAGGAGTTCTATCAGCTAAATTAACTTATAAAAATGATGAGTATGAAGGTGTACAAAAATATTATTATGAAAATGGAAAATTACAAACTGAAATTCCAACTAGTCAAGGTGTAGTAACTGGAGCAGTAAAATTATATGATAAGAGAGGAAGATTTGAAGGAGAAATGTATCATATGATGAGAAAAAAATTATAA
- a CDS encoding ABC transporter ATP-binding protein → MSVNIIIKNAQKRYGDNIIIEDLSLDIRQGEFFTLLGPSGCGKTTLLRMIAGFNSIENGDFYFNEKRINDLDPSKRNIGMVFQNYAIFPHLTVEQNVEFGLKNRKVSKDVMKVETDKFLKLMQIDEYRDRMPDRLSGGQQQRVALARALVIKPDVLLMDEPLSNLDAKLRVEMRTAIKEIQNSIGITTVYVTHDQEEAMAVSDRIAVMKDGAIQHLGQPKDIYQRPANLFVATFIGKTNVLKGTLDGSTLKIAGKYDINLTNIKDKNVKGNVIISIRPEEFVIDESQAKDGMKAFIDSSVFLGLNTHYFAHLENGEKLEIVQESKIDNIIPKGTEVYLKVKQDKINVFTEDGSKNILEGVNNDIGVAYAK, encoded by the coding sequence ATGAGTGTAAATATAATAATAAAAAATGCTCAAAAAAGATATGGAGATAATATTATTATTGAAGATTTATCTCTTGATATAAGACAAGGGGAGTTTTTTACTCTCCTTGGACCTTCTGGGTGTGGAAAAACTACTTTGTTAAGAATGATAGCAGGATTTAACTCTATTGAAAATGGAGATTTCTATTTCAATGAAAAAAGAATTAATGATTTAGATCCTTCTAAGAGAAATATTGGAATGGTTTTCCAAAACTATGCTATATTCCCACACTTAACTGTTGAGCAAAATGTAGAATTTGGTTTAAAAAATAGAAAAGTTTCTAAAGATGTTATGAAAGTAGAAACTGATAAATTTTTAAAACTTATGCAAATAGACGAATATAGAGATAGAATGCCTGATAGATTATCAGGAGGACAACAACAAAGAGTTGCTTTAGCGAGAGCCTTAGTAATAAAACCTGATGTTTTATTGATGGACGAGCCTTTAAGTAACTTAGATGCTAAATTAAGAGTTGAAATGAGAACGGCTATAAAAGAAATTCAAAATAGTATTGGAATTACAACTGTTTATGTAACTCACGATCAAGAAGAAGCTATGGCTGTAAGTGATAGAATTGCAGTTATGAAAGATGGTGCAATTCAACACTTAGGACAACCTAAAGATATTTATCAAAGACCTGCTAATTTATTTGTTGCAACCTTCATAGGTAAAACGAATGTATTAAAAGGAACTTTAGATGGTTCTACTTTAAAGATAGCTGGAAAGTATGACATAAACTTAACTAACATAAAAGATAAAAATGTTAAAGGAAATGTTATAATTTCAATAAGACCTGAAGAATTTGTTATTGATGAAAGTCAAGCAAAAGATGGTATGAAAGCTTTTATAGATAGCAGTGTATTTTTAGGTTTAAACACTCATTATTTTGCACATTTGGAAAATGGAGAAAAACTTGAAATTGTACAAGAATCTAAAATAGACAATATCATTCCAAAAGGAACTGAAGTTTATTTAAAAGTAAAACAAGATAAGATTAATGTTTTCACAGAAGATGGTTCTAAAAATATTTTAGAAGGTGTTAACAACGATATAGGTGTTGCTTATGCTAAGTAA
- a CDS encoding toxin-antitoxin system YwqK family antitoxin: protein MKKLLVGLLLVASSVLSFGAQRVPYEKLSFLGGYISYNDEKFTGEFERKDPRTGKINMVGSVKNGELHGTSYSYDENGKVTEEITFKKGMKEGASKLYHPSGAVAAKLNYKNDRYEGLQKYYYENGKLQAEIEMSKGQLDGVTKMYDENGKLKEETIYKNGKKVK from the coding sequence ATGAAAAAATTATTAGTAGGATTATTATTAGTAGCAAGTTCAGTACTATCTTTTGGGGCACAAAGAGTTCCTTATGAAAAATTATCATTTCTAGGTGGTTATATATCTTATAACGATGAAAAATTTACTGGAGAATTTGAAAGAAAAGATCCAAGAACAGGGAAAATTAATATGGTAGGTTCTGTTAAAAATGGAGAATTACATGGAACAAGTTATAGTTATGATGAAAATGGAAAAGTAACTGAAGAAATAACATTTAAAAAAGGAATGAAAGAAGGAGCTAGTAAACTTTATCATCCATCAGGAGCTGTAGCAGCTAAATTAAATTATAAAAATGATAGATATGAAGGTTTACAAAAATATTACTATGAAAATGGGAAATTACAAGCTGAAATTGAAATGAGCAAAGGTCAATTAGACGGAGTTACAAAGATGTATGACGAAAATGGAAAATTAAAAGAAGAAACAATATATAAAAATGGAAAAAAAGTAAAATAA